TTGAAATCACAACGTTTCCTGATTATAACGGTGTTGTAGAAGCGATGAATTATGATCAAATCGACATGGCCTATTTTGGCCCGCTTACTTACGTGATTGCTCATGAGAAGAGTGGTGCAAAAGCGATTGTTACACAGCTAATTGACGGTGAGCCGTTCTATCATTCTTATATCATCACAAATGCTGAGAACGAGTGGGATACGTTAGAAGACTACCTTGAAGATAGTGAAGCAAGAAGCTTTGCGTTTGGTGATCCGAATTCTACTTCAGGATCCCTCATTCCATCAATCGAGCTTCAAGACAGAGGAGTTTTTGAGGATCAAGACAAGAACGACTTTGCTTCGGTAGCGTACACCGGTTCACATGATGCAACGGCTTTGTCTGTTCAAAACAAACAGGTTGACGCTGGTGCGATTGATAGTGCTATTTACAATCAGCTTCTTGAGTCAGGAAAAATTGATGGAGATCAATTAAAAGTCATTTGGGAGTCAGAAAAGCTATTCCAATATCCGTGGGCTGTTTCAAAAGCTACGGATGATGAGACGATTGATAAGCTTCAGAACGCATTTTTATCGATTGAAGATGAAACGATTTTGAATGCATTTGGTGCGTCCGGATTTACGAAGGCTAGCAATGACGATTATGAGAGTATTAGAAGCGCTGCTGACAAACAAGGGTTATTAGACGAGTAAAATGGCCTGGTTTAAATGGAAGCATCTTATCCTCTTCATAGGGGTTATCCTATTAATTGTGTGGAGCATTGGGGTTACGGAATTCGACGTAAGGAAATTCAGTCAATTTAGCAACATGTTGGACTTTCTTTCCAATTGGTTTCCGCTAAATACTTCGGTGCTTCCGACCATGCTAAAAGCAAGTCTAGTGACGCTAGGTATGGCGTTTCTAGGAAGCTTTGCTGGTTTGCTTATTGCACTACCTGTTAGCTTATTGGCAGCAAAAAACACGGCTGGGCCCTTCTACGGAGCAGTTCGAATTGTGTTAAGTTTTGTGCGATCTATTCCAGAAATTGTACTAGGCTTGATGTTCCTTACAGTTGTAGGGCCTGGGCCGTTTGCTGCAACAATTGCCATTATTGTTCATAATGCAAGCGTGCTTTCTAAATTAATTGCAGAGTTAATTGAAGCGGCTGATAAAGGCCCTCAGGAAGCGATGAAAGCGGTAGGAGCTCGTCCGCTGACAGGTGCTCTTTTTTCCGTTTTTCCTCAAATCTGGCCAAACGTTTTATCCCATTATTTCTATCGTTTCGAAGTCGCTATCCGAACGTCGCTCATGCTCGGACTCGTCGGTGGCGGGGGAATTGGACAACAGCTGTTTGTTCATTTTAAAACATTTCAATACTCAACAGTTGCGGTCGATGTCATGTTGATTATGGTGATTGTCATCGTCGTCGATTTTCTCGGAAGCAGGGTGAGACAGTATGTTATGTGAAGAAGCGTTATTAACGGTAGAAAATGGTTCAGTGCGTTATCGAAATGCCGATACCTCTGCACTAGACGACGTTACGCTCACTTTTCATAAAGGTGAGTTTGTCTGTATTCTTGGAAAAACTGGCGCTGGTAAGTCGACACTCATAAGGACATTGAATGGCCTACAGGCTTTAACTGAGGGTGATATTCGATATAACGGTAGTACGTTCCGTCAACTGGATCGAGAAGGACTTAGAAGTAAAAGAAAGACCATGGGAATGATCTTTCAGCATCATCAGCTCATTCCGCGTTTAACGGTTCTGCAAAACGTATATACCGGATTATTTGGTTCTCGTTCAACTTTTCGTAACCTGGCAGGTTTGTTTAATGAGGAAGAAAAGAAGTTAGCAGTGGACGTTATTGATCAGGTCGAATTACTTCCTCATCTAAATAAGCGCGTGGATTTACTGAGTGGGGGGCAGAGGCAGCGAGTTGGGATTGCGCGAGCTCTTGTACAAACTCCTGATGTTTTC
The sequence above is drawn from the Pseudalkalibacillus hwajinpoensis genome and encodes:
- the phnD gene encoding phosphate/phosphite/phosphonate ABC transporter substrate-binding protein, with protein sequence MKKFMMFTLVLMLGILAACSSNNSENASEEKNSESEDKAFTIGVIPVQTEGEIEEAMTKLQGELSEKLDQEVEITTFPDYNGVVEAMNYDQIDMAYFGPLTYVIAHEKSGAKAIVTQLIDGEPFYHSYIITNAENEWDTLEDYLEDSEARSFAFGDPNSTSGSLIPSIELQDRGVFEDQDKNDFASVAYTGSHDATALSVQNKQVDAGAIDSAIYNQLLESGKIDGDQLKVIWESEKLFQYPWAVSKATDDETIDKLQNAFLSIEDETILNAFGASGFTKASNDDYESIRSAADKQGLLDE
- the phnE gene encoding phosphonate ABC transporter, permease protein PhnE, producing MWSIGVTEFDVRKFSQFSNMLDFLSNWFPLNTSVLPTMLKASLVTLGMAFLGSFAGLLIALPVSLLAAKNTAGPFYGAVRIVLSFVRSIPEIVLGLMFLTVVGPGPFAATIAIIVHNASVLSKLIAELIEAADKGPQEAMKAVGARPLTGALFSVFPQIWPNVLSHYFYRFEVAIRTSLMLGLVGGGGIGQQLFVHFKTFQYSTVAVDVMLIMVIVIVVDFLGSRVRQYVM
- the phnC gene encoding phosphonate ABC transporter ATP-binding protein, whose translation is MLCEEALLTVENGSVRYRNADTSALDDVTLTFHKGEFVCILGKTGAGKSTLIRTLNGLQALTEGDIRYNGSTFRQLDREGLRSKRKTMGMIFQHHQLIPRLTVLQNVYTGLFGSRSTFRNLAGLFNEEEKKLAVDVIDQVELLPHLNKRVDLLSGGQRQRVGIARALVQTPDVFLGDEPVASLDPGTANRIFQLIQRLHQERNLLTIINVHDVKLAKRYATRIVALKEGRVVFDDQPEALTEELEYMLYEI